In Amblyraja radiata isolate CabotCenter1 chromosome 28, sAmbRad1.1.pri, whole genome shotgun sequence, one DNA window encodes the following:
- the LOC116988754 gene encoding tapasin-like produces the protein MFALLLYILVAGTALAQNGHTDANRKLECTFREETQNEGAHMLDHSTVSRKALLLFGGIDTNEKAIHFKVKGSSVDIFQYVDGKHEELECEISRYSTHNHHVDWPHQGAESPGRRWFTMTLKHRHGKFITTSFMRELKPPDDEAKEQIEAQTDEDTSPIGNTDTLIIQVNYIIRTRTPLVRSKMKQDVVLDCGFKIDHKKDFYVDWRYQNRGVRKKLFIYNGKNQQTEQIEKGVGTFLDQIGDGNASIRIRNVDISSQGSYTCLVYVPPLFGTHTIDLEIWEAPTVSLSHSSLSLREGDEQKLACGAERYYPLDVTVRWQRQQGREHLLPNYLDNTVLSPHQPNRDGTFNMTSYFRFTASLNDNDVTFICHVEHVSLEKTIKRYVHVKVQARPQILFYILILILVLFFCTIVIILLIHLNKVMDKNKKKPY, from the exons ATGTTCGCTCTGCTCCTTTACATTCTCGTCGCTG GGACAGCGCTGGCCCAGAATGGACACACTGATGCAAACAGAAAGTTGGAATGCACCTTTCGAGAAGAGACGCAAAATGAAGGGGCTCATATGTTGGACCACTCGACCGTCTCGAGGAAGGCGTTACTGCTCTTTGGTGGTATCGATACCAATGAGAAAGCAATTCATTTTAAAGTAAAAG GCTCCTCTGTGGATATTTTCCAATATGTAGACGGGAAACACGAGGAATTGGAATGTGAAATCAGCCGGTATTCCACACACAACCACCATGTTGACTGGCCCCACCAGGGTGCAGAATCACCGGGGAGACGATGGTTCACCATGACTCTGAAGCACAGACACGGCAAGTTCATCACAACCAGCTTCATGAGAGAACTAAAGCCACCTGATGATGAGGCCAAGGAGCAGATTGAAGCACAGACCGATGAGGACACTTCACCCATTGGAAACACGGATACCCTCATCATTCAAG TGAACTATATTATCCGCACACGAACTCCATTGGTCAGAAGCAAAATGAAGCAAGATGTCGTCCTGGACTGCGGCTTCAAGATTGACCACAAGAAGGACTTCTACGTTGACTGGAGGTATCAGAACAGAGGCGTGAGGAAGAAACTGTTTATCTACAATGGGAAGAACCAGCAGACCGAACAGATTGAGAAGGGAGTTGGAACATTCTTGGATCAGATCGGGGACGGGAACGCATCCATCCGCATAAGAAATGTCGACATTAGCAGTCAAGGATCCTACACCTGCTTGGTGTATGTCCCTCCACTCTTTGGAACACACACCatcgatctggagatatggg AGGCGCCCACAGTGTCCCTGAGCCACAGCTCGCTCTCGTTGAGGGAGGGTGACGAGCAGAAGCTGGCGTGCGGCGCGGAGCGGTACTACCCGCTGGATGTGACGGTGCGCTGGCAGAGGCAGCAGGGTAGGGAGCACCTTCTGCCCAACTACCTGGACAACACCGTCTTATCCCCACACCAGCCGAACAGGGATGGCACCTTCAACATGACCAGCTACTTCCGCTTCACCGCCTCCCTCAATGACAACGACGTGACGTTTATTTGTCACGTCGAACACGTCAGCTTGGAGAAGACGATCAAACGTTACGTCCATGTGAAAGTGCAAG